Proteins from a genomic interval of Tenacibaculum sp. SZ-18:
- a CDS encoding RNA polymerase sigma factor, whose protein sequence is MTTINDQTYIEKTIKGDTNAFSHLVEKYKVMVFSLSMKMLKSREEAEEVSQDTFIKAYKNLSKFKGDSKFSTWIYKIAYRNCLDNLKKNKEKYQTSTIDEITIDKINSTDNILEDISRNERAILMKECLNRLPEEERTLLWMFYYDELSLKEIIEVTEYSESNLKVKLHRARKRLLRVVEQNVEPELINHYGRK, encoded by the coding sequence ATGACAACTATCAACGATCAAACTTACATAGAAAAAACAATTAAAGGCGATACTAATGCTTTTTCTCATTTAGTAGAAAAGTATAAAGTAATGGTATTTAGTTTATCTATGAAAATGTTGAAAAGTAGGGAAGAAGCAGAAGAAGTTTCACAAGATACTTTTATAAAAGCTTATAAAAATTTGTCTAAATTTAAAGGAGATTCTAAATTTTCTACTTGGATATATAAAATAGCCTATCGAAATTGTTTAGATAATTTAAAGAAGAATAAAGAAAAGTATCAAACAAGTACTATTGATGAAATAACGATTGATAAAATTAATAGTACCGACAATATTCTTGAAGACATTTCGAGGAATGAAAGAGCTATTTTAATGAAGGAATGTTTAAATAGACTTCCAGAAGAAGAAAGAACTTTACTTTGGATGTTTTATTATGATGAGCTTAGTTTGAAAGAGATAATTGAAGTAACCGAATATTCAGAATCTAACTTAAAAGTCAAATTACATAGAGCTAGAAAAAGATTATTAAGAGTAGTTGAACAAAATGTAGAACCAGAATTGATTAATCATTATGGGAGAAAATAA